A genomic stretch from Lathyrus oleraceus cultivar Zhongwan6 chromosome 2, CAAS_Psat_ZW6_1.0, whole genome shotgun sequence includes:
- the LOC127123862 gene encoding uncharacterized mitochondrial protein AtMg00810-like, whose product MEYGIYVQHTSDSNMIMVCLYVDDILLIGNCSNEIVKFKKVPMNEFEMTDLGNMIYFPRMEILHHKGIILHQLKYELELLKRFEIINYNSTITPVETNHKLDYDVEDDDVDAINFKQLMGSLRYLCNTILDICYAVGM is encoded by the coding sequence atggagtatggtatttaTGTTCAACATACATCTGATAGCAATATGATTAtggtgtgtctctatgttgatgacatattgtTAATAGGAAATTGTTCAAATGAGATTGTCAAGTTCAAGAAGGTGCcgatgaatgagtttgagatgactgatctAGGAAATATGATATATTTTCCAAGGATGGAGATTTTGCACCATAAGGGTATAATTTTGCATCAactgaagtatgaacttgagcttctcaagagatttgagataATAAACTATAATTCTACAATCACACCTGTTGAAACAAATCACAAGTTGGATTATGATGTTGAGGATGATGACGTAGATGCTATAAATTTTAAGCAGTTAATGGGCTCATTGAGATATCTCTGTAACACCATACTTGACATCTGTTATGCAGTTGGAATGTGA